The Gouania willdenowi chromosome 3, fGouWil2.1, whole genome shotgun sequence genome includes a region encoding these proteins:
- the trpm7 gene encoding transient receptor potential cation channel subfamily M member 7 isoform X7 → MFLYKALKHRDEEEDIQSQKPWIESTFTKRECVYILPVSKDPHRCLPGCQICQQLVRCCCGRLVRQHAGFTASLATKYSDVKLGENANLSMPELEEWSVEKHTEASATDAYGVINFQGGSHSYRAKYVRMSFDTRPESVLRLMLKEWHMELPKILISVHGGVQNFELHPRIKQLVGKGLIKAAVTTGAWILTGGVNTGVAKHVGDALREHCSRSSKKICTIGIAPWGVIENRNDLIGRDIIAPYQTLLNPLSKLNVLNNLHSHFLLVDDGTVGKYGAEVKFRRDLEKHINLQRIHARIGQGVPVVALIFEGGPNVILTVLEYLQESPPVPVVVCEGSGRAADILAYVHKQTEEGGGLPDGVETDIIATIKKTFNFSQSDAIHLFQTVMECMKSKELITVFHISSEENQDIDVAILRALLQGTNATAFDQLVLTLAWDRVDIAKNHVFVYGQQLVVNCLEQAMLDALVMDRVDFVKLLIENGVSMHRFLTISRLEELYNMKQSPNNLTLLHLVRDVKQSHLPPNYKISLIDIGLVIEFLMGGTYRSNYTRKRFRIIYNNLHGSSRRSGRHPAGPGSHLRKTHESFSMQADKKEKTRHNHFIKTAQPYKPKLESATEQNKKRSKEEIVDIDDPETRRFPYPFNELLVWAVLMKRQKMSLFFWQHGEENMAKALVACKLSRSMGYEAKKSDVVDDTSEELKEYSNEFGTLAVDLLEQSFRQDETMAMKLLTYELKNWSNSTCLKLAVSSHLRPFVAHTCTQMLLSDMWMGRLNMRKNSW, encoded by the exons ATGTTCCTGTACAAAGCCCTTAAACACAGAGATGAAGAGGAGGACATCCAG TCCCAGAAACCCTGGATAGAAAGCACTTTCACCAAGAGGGAATGTGTGTACATACTTCCAGTGTCAAAGGACCCCCACAG ATGCCTTCCAGGATGCCAGATTTGCCAGCAGCTTGTCCG GTGCTGTTGTGGGCGGCTGGTGCGGCAGCATGCTGGCTTCACTGCCAGCCTGGCCACAAAATACTCAGATGTGAAGTTGGGTGAAAATGCCAATCTTTCCATGCCTGAGCTGGAGGAGTGGTCagtggaaaaacacacagaggccAGTGCTACCGACGCCTATGGTGTCATCAACTTCCAGGGAGGGTCTCACTCATACAGAGCCAAG TATGTGCGAATGTCCTTTGACACGCGGCCAGAGAGCGTTCTACGGCTGATGTTGAAGGAATGGCACATGGAGCTTCCAAAGATCCTCATTTCTGTCCATGGAGGAGTTCAGAACTTTGAGCTCCATCCTCGCATTAAACAGTTGGTGGGCAAAGGTCTCATCAAAGCTGCTGTCACCACTGGGGCCTGGATCCTGACTGGAGGGGTTAACACAG GTGTGGCAAAGCATGTAGGAGATGCTCTCAGAGAGCACTGTTCAAGATCCTCAAAGAAAATTTGCACTATCGGGATCGCACCCTGGGGAGTCATTGAAAACAGGAATGATCTCATTGGCAGAGAT ATTATAGCTCCATATCAGACACTGTTGAATCCTCTCAGCAAACTAAACGTTCTTAACAATCTGCATTCCCATTTCCTCTTGGTGGATGATGGGACAGTGGGGAAGTACGGCGCCGAGGTCAAATTCAGGCGCGACCTAGAGAAGCACATCAACCTCCAAAGAATACATGCAC GTATCGGTCAGGGTGTACCAGTGGTAGCGCTGATATTCGAGGGTGGTCCTAATGTTATCCTCACTGTGCTGGAGTATCTCCAGGAAAGTCCCCCCGTCCCGGTGGTGGTGTGTGAGGGGTCCGGCCGAGCTGCTGACATACTGGCCTACGTCCACAAGCAGACTGAAGAGGGGGG tggTCTCCCAGATGGAGTGGAGACGGACATTATTGCAACCATAAAGAAAACCTTCAACTTCAGTCAGAGCGATGCCATCCACCTCTTTCAGACTGTAATGGAATGCATGAAGAGCAAAGAATTA ATCACTGTGTTTCACATTAGCTCTGAAGAAAACCAGGACATTGATGTCGCCATTCTGAGAGCTTTACTCCAAG GCACAAACGCAACCGCCTTCGATCAGCTTGTCCTGACTTTGGCTTGGGATCGTGTTGATATTGCCAAGAACCATGTGTTTGTGTACGGACAACAACTTgtg GTGAACTGTTTGGAGCAGGCTATGCTGGATGCACTGGTGATGGACAGAGTGGACTTTGTGAAGTTGCTGATTGAAAATGGCGTGAGCATGCATCGCTTCCTGACAATCAGTCGGCTGGAGGAGCTCTACAACATG aAACAATCTCCTAACAACCTCACTCTCCTTCACCTGGTTCGAGATGTTAAACAG AGTCACCTGCCTCCAAATTATAAAATCTCTCTGATCGATATCGGCCTGGTAATTGAATTTCTCATGGGCGGGACTTACAGGAGCAATTACACCAGGAAACGCTTCCGAATCATCTACAACAATCTCCATGGCAGCAGTAGA AGGTCTGGGCGCCACCCAGCAGGTCCTGGGTCTCACTTGAGGAAGACTCATGAGTCTTTCAGCATGCAAGCTGACAAGAAAGAGAAGACGAGGCACAATCACTTTATCAAAACTGCACAGCCATACAAACCCAAG CTGGAGTCGGCCACGGAACAGAACAAAAAGAGAAGCAAAGAGGAGATAGTGGACATAGACGACCCAGAGACGAGGCGTTTTCCCTACCCTTTCAATGAGCTCCTGGTTTGGGCAGTGCTGATGAAGAGGCAGAAAATGTCTTTGTTCTTCTGGCAACATGGAGAAGAGAACATGGCAAAGGCACTGGTGGCCTGTAAGCTCAGCCGTTCAATGGGATACGAGGCCAAAAAGAGTGACGTGGTGGATGACACCTCAGAGGAGCTCAAGGAATACTCCAA TGAGTTTGGGACGTTGGCTGTGGATTTGCTGGAGCAATCGTTCAGACAGGATGAAACCATGGCCATGAAGCTTCTGACGTACGAGCTGAAGAACTGGAGCAACTCCACCTGCCTGAAGTTGGCCGTCTCCTCTCACCTGCGGCCCTTTGTCGCGCACACCTGCACCcagatgttgctgtcagacatGTGGATGGGAAGGCTGAACATGCGCAAGAACTCCTG gtga